From a single Brassica oleracea var. oleracea cultivar TO1000 chromosome C5, BOL, whole genome shotgun sequence genomic region:
- the LOC106292672 gene encoding uncharacterized protein LOC106292672 isoform X2 produces MEVMDKWVAEFFIRRQKNPRVSPTNLLSALKFSESAGDCSNNLKKASVLRDISDSLIRGNVSEGMLDLLETLEKLHQGSSVLTESHRSAYCWTAAECTVRLMWPSSASEGLYGDAVERIWTKRIGVLKERGSGLVSEELLKWEADLRKAVEDDEVYKRIRESNVRYSAVCFLNQLLKEQWAVLGSCSLESVAQRMLLKRRKADKGSREGPNGVGESTRRLDEGEKENDAAEQEEEEERTMGSAQEQGLVDEGDEMAARELKDYLLEIQRQIDSSFTRQLQEPNNANITPQPSRVNSTRTSGQDSASESRVRPHLPTPEPLNVSPLKKKRANPAARRIKKFWTPEEEAVLREGVKEYGKSWKEIKNANPEVFAERTEVDLKDKWRNLVR; encoded by the exons ATGGAGGTTATGGACAAATGGGTCGCCGAATTTTTCATCCGCCGTCAAAAGAACCCTAGGGTTTCTCCCACCAACCTGCTCTCGGCGCTGAAATTCTCCGAGTCCGCCGGCGACTGCTCAAACAACCTCAAGAAAGCGTCTGTTTTGCGGGACATCTCCGATTCGTTGATCCGCGGTAACGTCTCCGAGGGAATGCTCGACCTACTCGAGACTCTCGAGAAGCTTCATCAAGGTTCTTCGGTGCTCACGGAGTCTCACAGGTCTGCTTATTGCTGGACGGCTGCTGAGTGCACGGTTAGGTTGATGTGGCCGTCGTCTGCTTCGGAGGGTCTATACGGGGACGCCGTCGAGAGGATATGGACGAAGAGGATTGGTGTTTTGAAGGAGAGAGGGAGCGGTTTGGTGAGCGAGGAGTTGTTGAAATGGGAGGCTGATCTGAGGAAGGCTGTTGAGGACGATGAGGTGTATAAGCGGATTCGAGAGAGTAACGTTAGGTACAGTGCCGTGTGTTTTTTGAATCAGCTTCTCAAGGAGCAGTGGGCAGTGCTTGGGAGCTGCTCTCTTGAATCAGTTGCTCAGAGGATGCTTCTTAAGCGCCGCAAGGCTGATAAGGGCAGCAGAGAGGGTCCAAATGGTGTTGGTGAAAGCACTAGGCGTTTGGATGAAGGAGAGAAGGAGAATGATGCAGCAGAGCAGGAGGAGGAGGAGGAGAGGACAATGGGTAGTGCACAAGAACAAGGTCTTGTTGATGAAGGGGACGAAATGGCTGCTAGAGAGCTGAAGGATTATTTGTTAGAGATTCAACGACAAATCGATTCTTCCTTCACTAGGCAATTGCAAGAGCCTAACAATGCAAATATCACTCCTCAGCCTTCAAGGGTTAATAGTACTAGAACAAGCGGTCAA GATAGTGCAAGTGAGAGTAGAGTTAGACCTCATCTACCTACCCCGGAGCCTCTGAATGTATCTCCGTTGAAGAAGAAGAGGGCAAATCCTGCAGCCAGAAGGATAAAGAAATTTTGGACGCCTGAAGAAGAGGCAGTTCTGAGGGAAGGAGTAAAAGA GTATGGTAAATCATGGAAAGAGATAAAGAATGCAAACCCTGAAGTATTCGCAGAGAGGACTGAG GTTGATTTGAAGGATAAATGGAGGAACTTGGTTCGGTAG
- the LOC106292672 gene encoding uncharacterized protein LOC106292672 isoform X1: protein MEVMDKWVAEFFIRRQKNPRVSPTNLLSALKFSESAGDCSNNLKKASVLRDISDSLIRGNVSEGMLDLLETLEKLHQGSSVLTESHRSAYCWTAAECTVRLMWPSSASEGLYGDAVERIWTKRIGVLKERGSGLVSEELLKWEADLRKAVEDDEVYKRIRESNVRYSAVCFLNQLLKEQWAVLGSCSLESVAQRMLLKRRKADKGSREGPNGVGESTRRLDEGEKENDAAEQEEEEERTMGSAQEQGLVDEGDEMAARELKDYLLEIQRQIDSSFTRQLQEPNNANITPQPSRVNSTRTSGQQQDSASESRVRPHLPTPEPLNVSPLKKKRANPAARRIKKFWTPEEEAVLREGVKEYGKSWKEIKNANPEVFAERTEVDLKDKWRNLVR from the exons ATGGAGGTTATGGACAAATGGGTCGCCGAATTTTTCATCCGCCGTCAAAAGAACCCTAGGGTTTCTCCCACCAACCTGCTCTCGGCGCTGAAATTCTCCGAGTCCGCCGGCGACTGCTCAAACAACCTCAAGAAAGCGTCTGTTTTGCGGGACATCTCCGATTCGTTGATCCGCGGTAACGTCTCCGAGGGAATGCTCGACCTACTCGAGACTCTCGAGAAGCTTCATCAAGGTTCTTCGGTGCTCACGGAGTCTCACAGGTCTGCTTATTGCTGGACGGCTGCTGAGTGCACGGTTAGGTTGATGTGGCCGTCGTCTGCTTCGGAGGGTCTATACGGGGACGCCGTCGAGAGGATATGGACGAAGAGGATTGGTGTTTTGAAGGAGAGAGGGAGCGGTTTGGTGAGCGAGGAGTTGTTGAAATGGGAGGCTGATCTGAGGAAGGCTGTTGAGGACGATGAGGTGTATAAGCGGATTCGAGAGAGTAACGTTAGGTACAGTGCCGTGTGTTTTTTGAATCAGCTTCTCAAGGAGCAGTGGGCAGTGCTTGGGAGCTGCTCTCTTGAATCAGTTGCTCAGAGGATGCTTCTTAAGCGCCGCAAGGCTGATAAGGGCAGCAGAGAGGGTCCAAATGGTGTTGGTGAAAGCACTAGGCGTTTGGATGAAGGAGAGAAGGAGAATGATGCAGCAGAGCAGGAGGAGGAGGAGGAGAGGACAATGGGTAGTGCACAAGAACAAGGTCTTGTTGATGAAGGGGACGAAATGGCTGCTAGAGAGCTGAAGGATTATTTGTTAGAGATTCAACGACAAATCGATTCTTCCTTCACTAGGCAATTGCAAGAGCCTAACAATGCAAATATCACTCCTCAGCCTTCAAGGGTTAATAGTACTAGAACAAGCGGTCAA CAACAGGATAGTGCAAGTGAGAGTAGAGTTAGACCTCATCTACCTACCCCGGAGCCTCTGAATGTATCTCCGTTGAAGAAGAAGAGGGCAAATCCTGCAGCCAGAAGGATAAAGAAATTTTGGACGCCTGAAGAAGAGGCAGTTCTGAGGGAAGGAGTAAAAGA GTATGGTAAATCATGGAAAGAGATAAAGAATGCAAACCCTGAAGTATTCGCAGAGAGGACTGAG GTTGATTTGAAGGATAAATGGAGGAACTTGGTTCGGTAG
- the LOC106293048 gene encoding acyl carrier protein, chloroplastic: MSTTFCSSVSMQATSLAATTRISFQKPALVSRTNLSFNLSRSIPTRLSVSCAAKPETVEKVSKIVKKQLSLKDDQNVVAETKFADLGADSLDTVEIVMGLEEEFHIEMAEEKAQKITTVEEAAELIDELVQAKK; encoded by the exons ATGTCGACCACTTTCTGCTCTTCGGTCTCCATGCAAGCCACTTCTCTG GCAGCAACAACGAGGATTAGTTTCCAGAAGCCAGCTTTGGTTTCAAGGACTAATCTCTCCTTCAATCTAAGCCGTTCAATCCCCACTCGCCTCTCAGTCTCCTGCGCT GCCAAACCAGAGACGGTAGAGAAAGTGTCTAAGATAGTTAAGAAGCAACTCTCACTCAAAGACGATCAAAATGTCGTTGCGGAAACCAAATTTGCCGATCTTGGAGCAGATTCTCTCGACACT GTTGAGATAGTGATGGGTTTAGAGGAAGAATTTCATATCGAAATGGCTGAAGAAAAAGCACAGAAGATCACAACGGTGGAGGAAGCTGCTGAGCTCATTGATGAGCTCGTGCAAGCCAAGAAGTGA